One part of the Capra hircus breed San Clemente chromosome 4, ASM170441v1, whole genome shotgun sequence genome encodes these proteins:
- the LOC108633334 gene encoding uncharacterized protein LOC108633334 translates to MPRTITELHDKVKLSEEGSVGHIHCILHSKSNKKHGTDETEHFQGGIVKDYRWTVALKIRGAAPPLARGGWLQLGRHCLDRRREGGAARARPVAPGGAAAGARVAAECGWLDVRGAEIHGEVGERLIPNRTRSPAPARESGGGAFVCARECVYVCRALVRCASRQCPGASPPSFSTPSLRPCSFPATLPASPRPQAEQKPTEAGGGGGAGRAVSCETKGPGGQPAMASRSLGGLGGGRGGGGGVKKSLSARNAAVERRNLITVCRVSCEDPD, encoded by the exons ATGCCGAGAACTATCACAGAACTTCATGATAAAGTTAAATTGTCTGAGGAAGGTTCCGTGGGCCATATTCACTGCATCCTTCATTCAAAAAGTAACAAAAAACATGGCACAGATGAGACTGAGCACTTTCAGGGTGGTATAGTCAAGGACTACAGGTGgaca GTGGCTTTAAAGATCCGCGGGGCAGCCCCGCCCCTCGCCCGCGGAGGTTGGCTCCAGCTGGGGCGGCATTGCCTGGATAGGCGCAGAGAGGGCGGGGCTGCGCGCGCAAGGCCGGTGGCTCCCGGTGGCGCCGCTGCTGGGGCGCGGGTGGCGGCTGAGTGCGGGTGGTTGGACGTGCGGGGCGCCGAGATCCATGGGGAAGTAGGGGAGCGGCTGATACCGAACCGCACGCGAAGCCCGGCTCCTGCGCGCGAGAGCGGGGGTGGTGCGTTCGTGTGTGCgcgtgagtgtgtgtatgtgtgtagagcTCTGGTGCGGTGCGCCAGCCGCCAGTGCCCGGGTGCGAGTCCCCCATCGTTTTCCACACCCTCCCTCCGTCCCTGTTCCTTCCCTGCCACCCTCCCCGCGTCCCCACGGCCGCAAGCCGAGCAAAAGCCCACGGAagcaggtgggggggggggtgcggggcgGGCGGTGTCGTGCGAGACAAAGGGGCCCGGGGGTCAGCCCGCCATGGCCTCCCGGAGCCTGGGGGGCCTAGGAGGGGgccgcggcgggggcggcggcgtcAAGAAGAGCCTGAGCGCCCGCAACGCCGCCGTGGAGAGGAGGAACCTGATCACGGTGTGCAG